The following proteins come from a genomic window of Streptococcus oralis:
- the galE gene encoding UDP-glucose 4-epimerase GalE has protein sequence MAILVTGGAGYIGSHTVVELLNLGKEVVIVDNLSNSSILVLDRIEAITGKRPTFYEFDVCDKQSLRKVFEQESIDAAIHFAGYKAVGESVQKPVMYYENNIMSTLALVEVMSEFKVKKIVFSSSATVYGIHNQSPLIETMPTSATNPYGYTKVMLEQILKDVHVADSEWSIALLRYFNPIGAHESGLIGEDPSGIPNNLMPFIAQVAVGKRSELSVFGDDYDTVDGTGVRDYIHVVDLAIGHIKALEKVSEKTDVYIYNLGSGEGTSVLQLVNTFESVNKVPIPYKIVPRRSGDVATCYANADKAYKELNWKTTKTVEDMCRDTWNWQSKNPNGYNK, from the coding sequence ATGGCAATATTGGTGACAGGCGGAGCTGGTTATATAGGTAGCCATACCGTAGTAGAATTATTAAATTTAGGGAAGGAAGTTGTCATTGTTGATAATCTTTCGAACTCTAGCATCTTAGTGTTAGATCGTATTGAAGCAATTACAGGAAAACGTCCTACGTTTTACGAGTTTGATGTTTGCGATAAACAATCATTGAGAAAAGTATTTGAACAAGAATCAATTGACGCTGCAATTCATTTTGCAGGATACAAAGCTGTCGGCGAATCCGTGCAAAAGCCTGTGATGTACTACGAAAATAATATTATGAGCACATTAGCTCTTGTTGAAGTGATGTCAGAGTTTAAAGTTAAGAAGATTGTATTTTCATCGAGTGCGACTGTATACGGCATTCACAATCAATCACCCCTCATTGAGACAATGCCGACAAGTGCAACAAACCCTTATGGGTACACCAAAGTGATGCTTGAACAAATTTTAAAAGATGTTCATGTAGCAGATTCAGAGTGGAGTATTGCATTGCTTCGTTATTTTAATCCGATTGGGGCTCATGAGTCTGGGCTTATTGGTGAAGACCCCTCTGGAATTCCCAACAACTTGATGCCTTTTATTGCACAAGTAGCTGTAGGCAAGCGATCAGAGCTAAGTGTTTTTGGAGATGATTATGATACGGTAGATGGTACTGGTGTTCGCGATTATATCCATGTAGTGGATTTAGCGATAGGGCATATAAAAGCTTTAGAAAAAGTATCCGAAAAAACAGATGTTTATATTTATAACCTGGGCTCAGGAGAGGGAACTAGTGTATTACAACTTGTAAATACATTTGAAAGTGTCAATAAGGTTCCAATTCCTTATAAAATTGTTCCAAGACGATCAGGAGACGTTGCGACTTGTTATGCAAATGCAGACAAAGCGTATAAGGAGTTAAATTGGAAGACTACGAAAACGGTTGAAGACATGTGTAGAGATACATGGAATTGGCAATCCAAAAATCCTAATGGATACAATAAATAA
- the galT gene encoding UDP-glucose--hexose-1-phosphate uridylyltransferase — translation MQTIVDNFANKVIEYGIYKSMDQIYIKNRILALIGEEGTDKISNDSDLKKLKDNLVEIALKNGKIADLAEAKECLGAELMNFIVPLPSRLNDIFWSSYDVSPQEAVEEFYQLSKDSDYIKLSAIAKNIAFHTETNYGSLEITINLSKPEKDPKTIAAEKLVKSSNYPKCLLCMENEGYQGRINYPARANHRIIRLELGDEVWGFQYSPYSYFNEHAIFLNSQHVPMAITSKTFEQLLEIVDILPGYFAGSNSDLPISGGSILSHNHYQGGKHIFPMEKAKIEREFLFKDFEDVKAGIVKWPMSVIRLQGENKNRLVELATKILNIWREYSDLEVDIIAKTEDIPHHTVTPIARKVDGRYELDIVLRDNHTTKQYPDGVYHPHQDVQHIKKENIGLIEVMGLAILPPRLKTELEEVEKYLLGEKNSIANYHLEWADQLKEKYPNIKKEEVNRVVQHEVGQVFARVLEDAGVYKNTPFGHEAFMRFVKSVEIN, via the coding sequence ATGCAGACAATAGTAGATAATTTTGCTAATAAAGTTATTGAATATGGAATTTATAAATCGATGGACCAAATATATATAAAAAATAGAATATTGGCTTTAATCGGTGAAGAAGGAACTGATAAGATTTCAAATGATAGTGATCTTAAAAAATTAAAAGACAATTTAGTAGAAATAGCTTTAAAGAATGGTAAAATTGCTGATTTAGCTGAGGCAAAGGAATGTTTAGGTGCAGAGCTGATGAATTTTATCGTTCCATTACCAAGTCGCCTTAATGATATTTTTTGGAGTTCATATGATGTTTCGCCACAGGAAGCAGTTGAAGAGTTCTATCAGTTAAGTAAAGATAGCGACTATATTAAATTGTCAGCTATCGCTAAAAATATAGCTTTTCATACTGAAACTAATTATGGTTCACTTGAAATTACAATCAATTTATCAAAACCGGAAAAAGATCCGAAAACAATCGCAGCAGAGAAATTGGTAAAGTCATCTAATTATCCAAAATGTTTACTTTGTATGGAAAATGAAGGTTATCAGGGGAGAATAAATTATCCAGCACGTGCTAATCATAGAATTATTCGGTTGGAACTGGGAGACGAAGTATGGGGTTTCCAGTATTCCCCATACTCATATTTTAATGAGCATGCGATATTCTTGAATAGTCAACATGTACCAATGGCTATTACGTCCAAAACATTTGAACAATTATTGGAGATTGTTGATATTTTACCAGGGTATTTTGCTGGTTCAAATTCTGATCTTCCTATCTCAGGAGGTTCTATTCTTAGTCATAATCACTACCAGGGAGGAAAACATATTTTCCCAATGGAAAAAGCAAAAATTGAGAGAGAATTTCTTTTTAAAGACTTTGAGGATGTTAAAGCAGGTATTGTAAAGTGGCCGATGTCAGTGATTAGGCTACAAGGTGAAAATAAAAATCGTTTGGTAGAATTAGCTACTAAAATCCTAAATATCTGGAGAGAATATTCAGATTTAGAAGTAGACATCATTGCTAAGACTGAAGATATTCCACACCATACGGTGACTCCTATTGCTCGTAAAGTGGATGGAAGATATGAATTGGATATTGTTCTGAGAGATAACCATACTACTAAACAATACCCAGATGGTGTTTACCACCCTCATCAAGATGTACAACATATTAAAAAGGAAAATATCGGGTTAATCGAAGTGATGGGACTTGCGATTTTACCACCTCGTTTGAAAACAGAGTTAGAAGAAGTTGAAAAATATCTTTTAGGAGAAAAAAATTCAATTGCAAACTATCATTTAGAATGGGCTGATCAATTGAAAGAAAAATATCCTAATATTAAAAAAGAAGAGGTTAATCGCGTAGTTCAACACGAAGTAGGACAAGTGTTTGCGAGAGTTCTCGAAGATGCTGGCGTTTATAAGAATACTCCGTTTGGACATGAAGCATTTATGAGATTTGTTAAGTCGGTTGAAATTAATTAG
- a CDS encoding phosphate signaling complex PhoU family protein has product MLRKHFDNEIIELSNNLEDIWISIIKKYEIIFDDLTEVQKQSIIDNDLVINEAVVTIDMKGIELICLQHPVSVDLRRIITIVKLSTDIERIGDRIIEIVKNLKNIHTMHEWGPLFYEMLKIHFIIGDHLKKTLTWYKNRNYEPDVYDYNKKCKLISGLCQKLGDKVVENFLIEFSNVDEAIVFLEVINILDKISHTTQSIYKWLDYQEIGVL; this is encoded by the coding sequence ATGTTGAGAAAGCATTTTGACAATGAAATTATTGAGTTGTCTAATAATCTAGAAGATATATGGATTTCTATAATAAAAAAATATGAAATTATATTTGATGACTTAACCGAAGTTCAAAAACAAAGTATTATAGATAATGATTTAGTTATTAATGAAGCAGTTGTTACAATAGATATGAAAGGTATTGAACTCATCTGTTTACAACATCCTGTTTCTGTTGATTTGAGAAGAATTATAACTATAGTAAAATTATCAACAGATATTGAACGTATTGGTGATCGAATCATTGAAATAGTTAAGAATTTAAAAAATATTCATACAATGCATGAATGGGGACCATTATTTTATGAAATGCTAAAAATACATTTTATTATAGGGGATCACTTAAAGAAAACTCTAACATGGTATAAGAATAGAAACTATGAACCTGACGTATATGACTATAATAAAAAATGTAAGTTGATATCTGGTCTATGTCAAAAACTAGGAGACAAAGTAGTAGAGAACTTTCTTATTGAATTCTCAAATGTTGATGAAGCTATTGTATTTTTAGAAGTTATTAATATTCTTGATAAGATATCCCATACAACACAATCTATTTATAAATGGTTAGATTATCAGGAAATTGGAGTATTATAG
- a CDS encoding protein phosphatase 2C domain-containing protein translates to MKIDRICSIQGSTIENEDSVDYKNQYFWIIDGATDLFNSKDSIGYSVSEVSHLISECLKQYCDDSLSLKKIFELVLDDVRKIIEIDKCEFDDYYQLPTFAFIFAKLSGLKLEYIMIGDCVMIVNNQTITDHRVDCLFEQGKFSIKSNDEADKKTILQNIRKLANKPDGYWIGSLDKSSINHVINGSLEVTSNHIVLMTDGFYDFYTQNSGYNFGELIEMRKESTNIDPIYGKKDDASILIIDV, encoded by the coding sequence ATGAAGATAGATAGAATATGCTCAATACAAGGTAGCACTATAGAGAACGAAGATAGCGTAGATTACAAAAATCAATATTTCTGGATTATAGATGGAGCAACAGATTTATTTAATTCAAAAGACTCTATAGGTTATTCAGTTTCAGAAGTATCTCACCTTATTTCTGAATGTCTCAAGCAGTATTGTGACGATTCGTTATCATTGAAGAAAATTTTCGAGCTTGTTTTGGATGACGTGAGAAAAATAATAGAGATAGATAAGTGTGAGTTTGATGATTATTACCAGTTACCAACTTTTGCCTTTATTTTTGCGAAATTATCTGGTTTAAAATTAGAATACATAATGATTGGCGATTGTGTTATGATAGTCAACAATCAAACTATTACAGACCATAGAGTAGATTGCCTTTTTGAACAAGGAAAATTTTCAATCAAATCTAATGATGAAGCTGATAAAAAGACTATATTACAAAATATTAGGAAGCTAGCTAATAAACCAGATGGATATTGGATAGGTTCACTAGACAAAAGTAGTATAAATCATGTTATCAATGGTAGTTTGGAAGTAACTAGTAATCATATTGTTTTAATGACTGATGGTTTTTACGATTTTTATACTCAAAATTCAGGCTACAATTTTGGAGAGTTAATTGAAATGAGAAAAGAATCTACAAATATTGATCCTATTTATGGTAAAAAAGATGATGCAAGTATTTTGATAATTGATGTTTAA